ACGCGTAGGCGTGGCGGGATGCGCCGGACGCTTCGTTTTCGACCGACTCGCGGGGGGAGCGGCACCGGCACGCCGGGCGGCGCGGCTGGCGGAGCTCCGCGTTGGTTTCCCCTGGCGCGAGAGCGACGCGTGGAGCGAGCGACTCGATGCCATAGGAGCACGCGTGGGGCTGCGGCCGAGCCGGAGCCTCGTCGCGACGCACCTCCGGCCGGGGTCGTTGAGTCAGGCGCTTCGTCAGGCAGCGAGCGTGGCGCCCGATGTGCGCGCGGGCGACTTCGCGAGGAGGGCGATTCATGACCTGGCCGCTTCTCTCGTGGGTCACGAGGGAGGAGCGGTCCTGGGCTACGACCCTGAGCACGTTCACAAGGCGCGCGTCGCCACCCGGAGACTGCGCGCCGTCGTGGGGGCCTTCGACGGGGTCTTCGGGGCGGAGGCGAAGATCCTGGCGCGCGAGCTGCGGTGGCTGACGCGCGAACTCGGGATCGTGCGCGATCTGGACGTCTGCTGGCTCGAGAGCTTCAGCTGGCAGCGCGAGCTCGGGGAGGAGCCGGCCGCGGGTTGGGTCCACTTGCGAGAGGCGCTCACGCATCGGAGCCTGCGCGCGCAACGGCGGCTCGTGCGAGCACTTCGGAGCGCCCGATACGATCGTCTGAAGAAGCTGCTGGCGCGCGCCAGTGCGGGCCGGCTAGCAGGAGTGGGCGCACGCGCGTGCGAGGAAAGCGCGGTCGTTGCAGCACGGCGCGAACTCGAGCGGCGCGCACGTCGCTTTCGGCGTGCCGTGCGGGCCGCACGCCGAACGCCTTCGGCGCGGGCGTTGCACGAGGTGCGGATCGCCGGCAAGAAGCTCCGCTATACCGCGGAGGTCGTGGAACCCATCTGCGGAGGTGTTGGCAGAGCCGCGGTGGGTCGGCTCGAGGAGTTGCAGGACCTCCTCGGCGGCCTGCAGGATCGCGTGAGCGTGGGTATTCTTGCCGCGGAGCTGGCGCGCGGCGCTGCGGCGGGTTCCCTCCCGACCGAGTACCGGTACGTTCTAGGGCGGTTGTCCGCCTGGGGAAACGTTGATACCGCCGAGGCTGCGGCCGAGGTGCTGCGCGCTCTGTCGCCGTTCGCGGGCAAGAGGGCGTTTGCAGCCCTGCTCGGGGGCGTTCGCGCGGCCGCCGATGAGGTGCGCGGAAGAGCGGCGCACGGCGTGCGGCCGACGGAGGGGAGCACGAAGAATGCGGATCTATCTCGTTCGACACGGAGCGGCGGACGCACGTCCGACGAGCGGCGAGGACGACCCCGGCCGCGCCCTGGTGGCAAAGGGGCGGAAGCAGGCGCGGGCCGCGGGGCAGTT
The Deltaproteobacteria bacterium genome window above contains:
- a CDS encoding CHAD domain-containing protein — encoded protein: MRSGLRQRWWVGPARLSVAALEGAAGGSASWVTETRLVLKVTYWGSADGSLERAGLAARTVEGGGTRWAEVGVVPLLPGLPVAWPLWRAELVEGTDPARGLRRVLRTEVGWTATCSLRPEWSGTVERWAGRVGVAGCAGRFVFDRLAGGAAPARRAARLAELRVGFPWRESDAWSERLDAIGARVGLRPSRSLVATHLRPGSLSQALRQAASVAPDVRAGDFARRAIHDLAASLVGHEGGAVLGYDPEHVHKARVATRRLRAVVGAFDGVFGAEAKILARELRWLTRELGIVRDLDVCWLESFSWQRELGEEPAAGWVHLREALTHRSLRAQRRLVRALRSARYDRLKKLLARASAGRLAGVGARACEESAVVAARRELERRARRFRRAVRAARRTPSARALHEVRIAGKKLRYTAEVVEPICGGVGRAAVGRLEELQDLLGGLQDRVSVGILAAELARGAAAGSLPTEYRYVLGRLSAWGNVDTAEAAAEVLRALSPFAGKRAFAALLGGVRAAADEVRGRAAHGVRPTEGSTKNADLSRSTRSGGRTSDERRGRPRPRPGGKGAEAGAGRGAVPGGRRRQAANGRV